Proteins from a single region of Chryseobacterium sp. W4I1:
- a CDS encoding diacylglycerol kinase family protein: MEKVAFIINPFSAKKNYQPFLDELKKKVDSPLYYVSESISGTDDFIRENFDNVDIFVAIGGDGTISTVARNLINTDKILAIFPAGSGNGFSNETKFSKNLDELIDKIKAEKSRKIDTFLVNDRLSINVSGTGFDGKVVKEFEKTSRGFKNYIKVSLKTFFNYKPIKVKFTDEAYQQYNGRYLMLNIANTRQFGNNAYIAPNASKSDGLVDMVLVKKFPLTYSALFAFRMFTKRLKDDEYVTYLPVSEISFKVNTKNWHLDGEFNKIKSPIHVKVLPASLNILV, encoded by the coding sequence ATGGAAAAAGTAGCTTTTATCATTAATCCCTTTTCGGCCAAAAAAAATTATCAGCCATTTCTTGACGAACTCAAAAAAAAGGTGGATAGTCCGCTATATTATGTCTCGGAATCTATTTCGGGAACGGATGATTTTATCCGGGAAAATTTTGATAATGTTGATATTTTTGTGGCTATAGGCGGGGACGGAACTATTTCTACGGTGGCAAGAAACCTCATCAATACAGATAAAATCTTAGCTATTTTCCCTGCAGGATCAGGAAACGGTTTCTCCAATGAAACTAAATTCAGTAAAAACCTGGATGAACTTATAGATAAAATCAAGGCCGAAAAATCCAGAAAGATAGATACGTTTTTAGTAAATGATAGACTCTCCATCAATGTTTCAGGAACAGGATTTGACGGAAAAGTGGTGAAGGAATTTGAAAAAACAAGCCGTGGATTCAAAAACTACATTAAAGTTTCCCTGAAAACATTCTTCAATTATAAACCCATTAAAGTCAAATTTACAGACGAAGCTTATCAGCAGTATAATGGAAGATACCTGATGCTGAATATTGCCAACACCCGACAGTTTGGAAATAATGCCTACATTGCTCCGAATGCAAGCAAAAGTGACGGATTGGTAGATATGGTTCTTGTGAAGAAATTTCCACTGACGTATTCCGCTCTTTTCGCATTCCGAATGTTTACCAAAAGACTCAAAGATGACGAATATGTCACCTATCTTCCTGTTTCAGAGATCTCTTTTAAAGTAAATACGAAAAACTGGCATCTTGACGGTGAATTTAATAAGATAAAATCACCAATCCATGTTAAGGTTTTACCTGCTAGTCTGAATATTCTCGTTTAA